Proteins from a genomic interval of Geodermatophilus obscurus DSM 43160:
- a CDS encoding transcriptional regulator yields the protein MSTDYSRALGARLRAIRNQQGLSLQGVEDKSHGRWKAVVVGSYERGDRAVTVQRLSELAVFYGVPVSELLPDPRPSSAVTSTTKIVLNLESLGSLPADEAGPLARYASTIQAQRHDYNGKVLSIRAEDLKSLAIIYDMSPDELTSRLIEWGVLSPGMESVVGFGGDEDEDEVNPNWERRRAPR from the coding sequence ATGAGCACCGACTACTCACGGGCCCTCGGTGCCCGGCTCCGCGCCATCCGCAACCAGCAGGGGCTCTCGCTCCAGGGAGTGGAGGACAAGTCCCACGGCCGCTGGAAGGCGGTGGTCGTCGGCTCCTACGAGCGCGGCGACCGCGCCGTGACGGTTCAGCGGCTCTCCGAGCTCGCGGTCTTCTACGGCGTACCCGTCTCCGAGCTGCTGCCCGACCCGCGGCCCAGCTCGGCGGTCACGTCGACGACGAAGATCGTGCTCAACCTCGAGTCCCTGGGCTCGCTGCCCGCGGACGAGGCCGGCCCGCTGGCCCGGTACGCCTCGACCATCCAGGCGCAGCGCCACGACTACAACGGCAAGGTCCTCTCCATCCGGGCCGAGGACCTCAAGTCGCTGGCGATCATCTACGACATGAGCCCCGACGAGCTGACCAGCCGGCTCATCGAGTGGGGCGTCCTCTCCCCCGGCATGGAGAGCGTCGTCGGCTTCGGTGGCGACGAGGACGAGGACGAGGTCAACCCGAACTGGGAGCGCCGCCGCGCCCCTCGCTGA
- a CDS encoding helix-turn-helix transcriptional regulator, protein MAGERALLLGRDAACQEIMSALGADPPGNVVIVGPAGAGRTRLAREALVLAERKGRSTRWAAGTRAAAGVPLGALAHLLPAIDTGADTLALLQQATRAIVGDGALTPRVLGVDDVHLLDPLSVTLLHQLAAGGAVSLVLTVRTGNAVQDPAAALWKDGLATRVELQPLQREDAELLIGRCVDGQVQTRTVERLWRLSAGNPLYLHELVEDGLRSGRLRRYEDLWSWVGEMVPSQRLTEIVLAHLGDLDADEWRAMQVLGTAGTCSVEQLVEFSSPDAVTALERRGTIEDDADGSGEVRVAHPLYTEVIRSLVPEAARQRTRRRLARDQAADGRDDHLLHRAVVLLDSGVTADSSPLLTAGARQAVAQLDLPLAERLARAAVDEGGGFPAYAALIEAVRWQGQPALAERLAAAAAPAATSDDDRGRLAAARALTLFCGLGQADQAEAVLREARTTVQDGEGRALLAAAEAMLAFLGGDPHRAVRRGMTVLSAPTGAASALAAAAVAAGLAVTGRAGQALTTAESGWLALDSHPDPAERIHTRVTLAQAEILALGLSGRFCRLEQRAAELHRQNLATAPEWIGDAIACVHRGWAALASGQPRVASRWLAEALPALEERDPIGLLPLCRSSLAASRALVGDVCGARRLIDGSQPACAGAIAVFDPLRRMAEAWVAAAEGRRGQAGVLVLEAAALAARQGQEAVEAVLLHDGLRLGQGPRIVDRLYQQAERLDAPFMADLAAHAAAAVAQSAEGLEEVSSRFEQTGALLLAADAATGAASAYEQRGERRAAAAARLRAATFARECGLTQGSALEVLPLPALTAREQEVARLASAGLSNQAIAGRLVVSVRTVETHLSHAYAKLGISSRADLRAMLPTAALARS, encoded by the coding sequence ATGGCGGGGGAGCGCGCGCTGCTGCTCGGTCGGGATGCCGCCTGCCAGGAGATCATGAGCGCGCTGGGCGCCGACCCTCCGGGAAACGTGGTAATCGTGGGTCCAGCGGGTGCCGGCCGCACCCGGCTCGCCCGGGAGGCGCTGGTCCTGGCGGAGAGGAAGGGGCGTTCCACCCGCTGGGCCGCGGGGACGAGGGCTGCTGCCGGGGTACCTCTCGGCGCCCTCGCACACCTGCTCCCGGCCATCGACACCGGGGCGGACACCCTGGCACTCCTGCAGCAGGCGACCAGGGCCATCGTCGGGGACGGAGCCTTAACGCCACGAGTCCTGGGCGTCGACGACGTCCACCTCCTCGATCCCCTGTCGGTCACCCTGCTGCACCAGCTTGCCGCCGGCGGGGCGGTGAGCCTGGTCCTGACGGTCCGCACCGGCAACGCGGTCCAGGACCCGGCGGCGGCCCTGTGGAAGGACGGGCTGGCCACCCGCGTCGAGCTGCAGCCGCTCCAGCGCGAGGACGCCGAACTGCTGATCGGCCGGTGCGTGGACGGTCAGGTGCAGACCCGGACCGTCGAGCGTCTCTGGCGGCTGAGCGCGGGGAACCCGCTGTACCTGCACGAACTCGTGGAGGACGGCCTGCGCTCCGGCCGACTGAGGCGGTACGAGGACCTCTGGTCCTGGGTCGGGGAGATGGTCCCGTCCCAACGCCTCACGGAGATCGTCCTGGCTCACCTAGGAGACCTGGACGCCGACGAGTGGCGGGCCATGCAGGTCCTCGGTACGGCCGGGACCTGCAGCGTCGAACAGCTGGTGGAGTTCAGCAGCCCGGACGCCGTCACGGCTCTGGAGCGGCGCGGCACGATCGAGGACGACGCGGATGGATCCGGGGAGGTCCGGGTCGCCCACCCGCTCTACACCGAGGTCATCCGGAGCCTCGTCCCTGAGGCCGCACGGCAACGGACCCGTCGCCGGCTGGCCCGGGACCAGGCCGCTGACGGACGCGACGACCACCTCCTGCACCGCGCCGTCGTGCTGCTCGACAGCGGAGTCACCGCGGACAGCAGCCCCCTGCTCACCGCTGGGGCCCGTCAGGCGGTCGCGCAGCTGGACCTCCCCCTGGCCGAGCGCCTGGCCCGGGCCGCTGTCGACGAGGGTGGCGGGTTCCCCGCCTACGCGGCCCTGATCGAGGCCGTCCGATGGCAGGGCCAGCCGGCGCTCGCCGAACGGCTGGCAGCCGCCGCAGCACCCGCGGCGACCTCCGACGACGACCGGGGACGGTTGGCAGCGGCGCGGGCGCTGACCCTGTTCTGCGGGCTGGGGCAGGCCGACCAGGCGGAGGCAGTGCTCCGCGAGGCCCGGACGACCGTGCAGGACGGTGAGGGCCGCGCCCTCCTCGCCGCAGCCGAGGCGATGCTGGCCTTCCTCGGTGGGGATCCCCACCGAGCGGTGCGGCGGGGCATGACCGTGCTGTCCGCGCCCACGGGCGCCGCTTCCGCGCTCGCGGCGGCAGCGGTTGCAGCCGGCCTGGCGGTGACCGGCCGGGCGGGGCAGGCGCTGACCACGGCGGAGTCGGGTTGGCTGGCGCTCGACTCCCATCCCGATCCGGCAGAACGGATCCACACGCGGGTCACGCTCGCTCAGGCGGAGATCCTGGCGCTGGGTCTGAGCGGACGGTTCTGCCGACTCGAGCAGCGGGCGGCCGAGCTGCACCGGCAGAACCTGGCAACGGCGCCCGAGTGGATCGGGGATGCGATCGCCTGCGTCCACCGGGGGTGGGCGGCACTGGCCAGCGGGCAGCCGCGCGTGGCGAGCCGGTGGCTGGCCGAGGCGCTGCCGGCTCTCGAGGAGCGGGATCCGATCGGCCTGCTCCCGCTGTGCCGGTCCTCCCTGGCGGCGTCGCGAGCCCTCGTCGGAGACGTCTGCGGCGCCCGTCGGCTGATCGACGGCTCGCAGCCGGCCTGTGCCGGGGCGATCGCGGTGTTCGATCCGCTGCGGCGGATGGCGGAGGCCTGGGTCGCCGCGGCGGAGGGCCGGAGGGGCCAGGCCGGTGTCCTCGTGCTCGAGGCGGCGGCGCTGGCCGCTCGTCAGGGCCAGGAGGCAGTCGAGGCGGTCCTGCTGCACGACGGGCTGCGGCTGGGGCAGGGCCCGAGGATCGTCGACAGGCTGTACCAGCAGGCGGAACGGCTGGACGCACCGTTCATGGCCGACCTCGCCGCGCACGCGGCGGCCGCTGTCGCCCAGTCCGCCGAGGGGCTGGAGGAGGTGAGCTCCCGCTTCGAGCAGACCGGAGCGCTGCTGTTGGCGGCGGACGCGGCGACCGGGGCCGCCTCGGCCTACGAGCAGCGCGGGGAACGCCGAGCGGCGGCTGCAGCCCGGCTGCGAGCGGCCACCTTCGCCCGAGAGTGCGGACTGACCCAGGGGTCGGCGCTCGAGGTCCTGCCCCTGCCGGCGTTGACCGCTCGGGAGCAGGAGGTCGCCCGCCTGGCCAGTGCAGGGCTGAGCAACCAGGCGATCGCCGGCCGGCTCGTGGTGTCGGTGCGCACGGTGGAGACCCACCTCTCGCACGCCTACGCCAAACTGGGGATCAGCAGCCGCGCGGACCTGAGGGCGATGCTGCCGACGGCCGCCCTGGCGCGTTCCTGA
- a CDS encoding glutaminyl-peptide cyclotransferase, with protein sequence MTHHRTLGVVLTTAVLCGCSSGDGAEAAAEGQPAVREAITGGSAQSFPVLRPEVLAEVPHDPSAFTQGLELHEGTLYEGTGLEGKSQLRVLDPATGEVLRAQSLPGQLFGEGIAVAGDRIWQLTWQDGVVLEWDRATLTLRQQLPLDGEGWGLCHDGTRLVRSDGTDRLRFHDPVTFAETGSVTVTIDGEPVTQLNELECVDGQVWANVWPSDVLVRIDPARGRVTAAVDAAGLLDPEQRANADAVLNGIAALGDDEYLLSGKLWPVSFRVRFVEE encoded by the coding sequence ATGACCCACCACCGGACCCTCGGCGTCGTCCTCACCACCGCCGTGTTGTGCGGCTGCTCGTCGGGGGACGGCGCGGAGGCCGCGGCCGAGGGTCAGCCGGCGGTCCGGGAAGCAATCACGGGTGGCTCGGCGCAGTCCTTCCCGGTGCTGCGCCCCGAGGTCCTGGCGGAGGTGCCGCACGACCCGTCAGCCTTCACCCAGGGACTGGAGCTGCACGAGGGCACTCTCTACGAGGGCACCGGCCTCGAGGGGAAGTCCCAGCTGCGCGTGCTGGACCCGGCCACGGGTGAGGTCCTGCGCGCCCAGTCGCTGCCCGGACAGCTGTTCGGGGAGGGCATCGCCGTCGCGGGGGACCGCATCTGGCAGCTCACCTGGCAGGACGGCGTGGTGCTCGAGTGGGACCGCGCCACTCTCACGCTGCGCCAGCAGCTGCCGCTCGACGGGGAGGGATGGGGGTTGTGCCACGACGGCACCCGCCTGGTGCGCAGCGACGGGACCGACCGGCTGCGCTTCCACGACCCGGTCACCTTCGCCGAGACCGGCTCGGTCACGGTGACGATCGACGGCGAGCCGGTGACCCAGCTCAACGAACTCGAGTGCGTCGACGGGCAGGTCTGGGCGAACGTGTGGCCCTCCGACGTCCTCGTCCGCATCGACCCGGCCAGGGGACGCGTCACCGCTGCCGTGGACGCTGCCGGGCTGCTCGACCCGGAGCAGCGCGCGAACGCCGACGCCGTGCTCAACGGGATCGCGGCGTTGGGCGACGACGAGTACCTGCTCTCCGGCAAGCTGTGGCCGGTCTCGTTCCGCGTCCGCTTTGTGGAGGAGTAG
- the nusB gene encoding transcription antitermination factor NusB, whose amino-acid sequence MAARSKARKRAVDVLYEADLRGSDPLELLRERVALASPPIPDHAVRLVEGVAEHAARVDELIDRHARGWSIHRLPDVDRAILRMAVFELLWVDDVPDAVVIDEAVELARSLSTDDSPAYVNGVLGGVLDAEVPTS is encoded by the coding sequence ATGGCTGCCCGCAGCAAGGCGCGCAAGCGCGCCGTCGACGTCCTCTACGAGGCCGACCTCCGCGGCAGCGACCCGCTGGAGCTGCTCCGCGAGCGGGTGGCCCTCGCCTCCCCGCCGATCCCCGACCACGCCGTCCGGCTGGTCGAGGGGGTGGCCGAGCACGCCGCCCGCGTCGACGAGCTGATCGACCGGCACGCGCGCGGCTGGTCGATCCACCGGCTGCCCGACGTCGACCGCGCGATCCTGCGGATGGCGGTCTTCGAGCTGCTGTGGGTCGACGACGTCCCCGACGCCGTCGTGATCGACGAGGCCGTCGAGCTGGCCCGGTCGCTGTCGACCGACGACTCGCCGGCCTACGTCAACGGCGTGCTGGGCGGCGTGCTCGACGCCGAGGTCCCCACCAGCTGA
- the efp gene encoding elongation factor P translates to MATTNDLKNGMVLNLDGQLWAVTEFQHVKPGKGGAFVRTTLKNVLSGKVVDRTFNAGTKVDTATVDKRNMTYLYKDGTDFVFMDGETYDQIHVPAETVGGGADYLLENTEVVVAVHEGTPLYVELPVTLELVVQHTDPGLQGDRSTGGTKPATLETGAQIQVPLFVNTGDKLKVDTRDGRYLGRAN, encoded by the coding sequence ATGGCTACTACCAACGACCTCAAGAACGGCATGGTCCTCAACCTCGACGGCCAGCTCTGGGCCGTCACCGAGTTCCAGCACGTCAAGCCGGGCAAGGGCGGCGCGTTCGTCCGCACCACGCTCAAGAACGTGCTCTCGGGCAAGGTCGTCGACCGGACCTTCAACGCCGGCACCAAGGTGGACACCGCCACCGTCGACAAGCGGAACATGACGTACCTGTACAAGGACGGCACCGACTTCGTCTTCATGGACGGCGAGACCTACGACCAGATCCACGTCCCGGCCGAGACCGTCGGCGGCGGCGCGGACTACCTGCTGGAGAACACCGAGGTCGTCGTCGCCGTCCACGAGGGCACCCCGCTCTACGTCGAGCTCCCGGTGACCCTGGAGCTGGTGGTGCAGCACACCGACCCGGGACTGCAGGGCGACCGCTCCACCGGCGGCACCAAGCCCGCCACGCTGGAGACCGGCGCGCAGATCCAGGTGCCGCTGTTCGTCAACACCGGCGACAAGCTCAAGGTCGACACCCGCGACGGCCGGTACCTCGGCCGCGCCAACTGA
- a CDS encoding M24 family metallopeptidase: MRYAARRERLRATATERGLDAVLVTDLLNVRYLTGFTGSNGALLLRADGGDVFGTDGRYTTQAGTQVPDLELLVDRGTVSALAREAVLPRSGRPPARTIGYESHHLTVDGLRALESVLADAAGGIVPELTSVRRAVEALRAVKDDDEIDALRRACAVADAALAELAAEGALRPGRTELQVGRELDSRMLTLGAEAPSFETIVATGANSAIPHHRPDSTELRAGDLLKLDFGATVDGYHSDMTRTVVLGGAADWQREVYELVAAAQAAGRAALAVGADVVAVDAAARDVIARAGHAEHFPHGLGHGVGLEIHEAPGIGQLGAGRLAAGMAVTVEPGVYLPGHGGVRIEDTLIVTDDEPELLTLTSKELLVL, translated from the coding sequence GTGAGGTACGCGGCGCGGCGGGAGCGGCTGCGGGCGACGGCGACCGAGCGCGGACTGGACGCCGTCCTGGTGACCGACCTGCTCAACGTCCGCTACCTGACCGGGTTCACCGGCTCCAACGGGGCGCTGCTGCTGCGCGCCGACGGCGGCGACGTCTTCGGCACCGACGGCCGCTACACGACCCAGGCCGGCACCCAGGTGCCCGACCTGGAGCTGCTCGTCGACCGCGGCACCGTCTCCGCCCTGGCACGCGAGGCGGTGCTGCCTCGATCAGGTCGCCCACCCGCCCGGACGATCGGGTACGAGAGCCACCACCTCACCGTCGACGGGCTGCGCGCCCTCGAGTCGGTGCTCGCCGACGCCGCCGGTGGCATCGTGCCGGAGCTGACCAGCGTGCGCCGGGCGGTCGAGGCGCTGCGCGCGGTCAAGGACGACGACGAGATCGACGCCCTGCGCCGGGCCTGCGCGGTCGCCGACGCGGCGCTGGCCGAGCTGGCCGCCGAGGGGGCGCTGCGGCCCGGGCGCACCGAGCTGCAGGTCGGCCGCGAGCTGGACTCCCGGATGCTGACGCTGGGTGCCGAGGCGCCGTCCTTCGAGACGATCGTGGCCACCGGCGCGAACTCCGCCATCCCGCACCACCGGCCCGACAGCACCGAGTTGCGGGCCGGTGACCTCCTCAAGCTGGACTTCGGCGCGACCGTCGACGGCTACCACTCCGACATGACCCGCACCGTCGTCCTGGGCGGGGCAGCCGACTGGCAGCGCGAGGTGTACGAGCTGGTCGCCGCCGCGCAGGCCGCGGGCCGGGCCGCGCTGGCCGTCGGCGCCGACGTGGTCGCCGTCGACGCCGCCGCCCGCGACGTCATCGCGCGGGCCGGCCACGCGGAGCACTTTCCCCACGGCCTGGGCCACGGGGTGGGGCTGGAGATCCACGAGGCGCCGGGCATCGGGCAGCTGGGCGCGGGTAGGCTGGCCGCCGGCATGGCCGTCACCGTGGAGCCGGGGGTCTACCTCCCCGGCCACGGCGGTGTCCGGATCGAGGACACGCTGATCGTCACGGACGACGAGCCCGAGTTGTTGACCCTCACGAGCAAGGAACTCCTGGTCCTCTAG
- the aroQ gene encoding type II 3-dehydroquinate dehydratase → MTIQVLNGANIGRLGTREPEKYGTTTYAELVELVTAAAAELGLEVQVRQTNDEGELLRWVHAAADAGDPVVLNPAGWSHTSVVLRDALAMLTAPLVEVHISNIHKREEFRHHSYVSAVADGVIAGLGVQGYVLALRWLAARGVA, encoded by the coding sequence GTGACGATCCAGGTGCTCAACGGCGCCAACATCGGCCGGCTCGGCACGCGCGAGCCGGAGAAGTACGGGACGACGACGTACGCCGAGCTGGTCGAGCTGGTCACGGCCGCGGCCGCCGAGCTGGGCCTGGAGGTGCAGGTCCGGCAGACGAACGACGAGGGCGAGCTGCTGCGCTGGGTGCACGCCGCGGCCGACGCCGGCGACCCGGTGGTGCTCAACCCGGCCGGCTGGTCGCACACCTCGGTGGTGCTGCGCGACGCGCTGGCGATGCTGACCGCCCCGCTGGTCGAGGTGCACATCAGCAACATCCACAAGCGCGAGGAGTTCCGGCACCACTCCTACGTCTCCGCCGTCGCCGACGGCGTGATCGCCGGGCTCGGGGTGCAGGGCTACGTGCTGGCGCTGCGCTGGCTGGCCGCGCGGGGGGTGGCGTGA
- the aroB gene encoding 3-dehydroquinate synthase has product MRRVTVPGDRPYDVVIGSGAQHELGLVLDGTARAAVVHAPPLAGLAGAVVETLQTSGVAADAVVVPDGEAAKTAAVAAGVWEELGRLGLTRSDAVVGVGGGAVTDLAGFVAATWTRGVRAVQVPTTVLGMVDAALGGKTGINTGAGKNLVGAFHPPVAVLADTDALGGLPEAEFRAGMAEVVKCGFIADPAVLDLLEADPTGRRDTEELIERAVRVKADAVGEDLYDTGVREFLNYGHTLAHAIERVEDFGWRHGEAVAVGLVFAAELAGQAGLLTRDGVDRHARLVAAMGLPTRYAGDWDRIQSVMRVDKKARGASLRFVVLDGIGNPRILADPDQAWLDAAWAAVSGGVPT; this is encoded by the coding sequence GTGAGGCGGGTGACCGTCCCCGGCGACCGGCCCTACGACGTCGTCATCGGGTCCGGGGCGCAGCACGAGCTCGGCCTCGTCCTGGACGGCACCGCGCGGGCCGCCGTCGTCCACGCGCCGCCGCTGGCCGGGCTGGCCGGCGCGGTCGTGGAGACGCTGCAGACCTCCGGGGTGGCCGCCGACGCGGTCGTCGTCCCCGACGGGGAGGCGGCCAAGACCGCCGCGGTCGCCGCCGGGGTGTGGGAGGAGCTCGGCCGGCTGGGGCTGACCCGGTCCGACGCCGTCGTCGGGGTGGGCGGCGGCGCGGTCACCGACCTCGCCGGGTTCGTCGCCGCGACCTGGACCCGCGGCGTCCGGGCCGTCCAGGTGCCCACGACCGTGCTGGGCATGGTGGACGCCGCGCTGGGCGGCAAGACCGGCATCAACACCGGCGCGGGCAAGAACCTCGTCGGCGCCTTCCACCCGCCGGTTGCCGTGCTGGCCGACACCGACGCGCTGGGCGGGCTGCCCGAGGCGGAGTTCCGCGCCGGGATGGCCGAGGTGGTCAAGTGCGGCTTCATCGCCGACCCTGCCGTCCTGGACCTGCTCGAGGCCGACCCGACCGGCCGCCGCGACACCGAGGAGCTCATCGAGCGCGCGGTGCGGGTCAAGGCCGACGCGGTGGGGGAGGACCTCTACGACACCGGTGTGCGGGAGTTCCTCAACTACGGCCACACCCTGGCCCACGCCATCGAGCGGGTGGAGGACTTCGGCTGGCGGCACGGTGAGGCGGTCGCCGTCGGCCTGGTCTTCGCCGCCGAGCTGGCCGGCCAGGCCGGGCTGCTGACCCGCGACGGCGTCGACCGGCACGCCCGGCTGGTCGCCGCGATGGGGCTGCCCACCCGCTACGCCGGCGACTGGGACCGCATCCAGTCGGTCATGCGGGTGGACAAGAAGGCCCGCGGCGCCTCGCTGCGGTTCGTCGTCCTGGACGGGATCGGCAACCCGCGCATCCTCGCCGATCCCGACCAGGCCTGGCTCGACGCCGCGTGGGCGGCCGTCAGTGGAGGAGTGCCCACGTGA
- a CDS encoding shikimate kinase, with protein MTSVRRPLLVLVGPPSSGKTTVGTALSDRLGVPFRDTDADVEAGTGQRVADLFVDLGEPHFRALEERAVAVALEEHDGILALGGGAVLSAVTRERLAGYTRAGGTVVWLDVDLASAAERVGLGRSRPVLGLNPRATLRTLLAARAPLYAEVATVTVPTGGREPGAVVDEVAAAVPAEVTP; from the coding sequence ATGACCTCCGTGCGCCGCCCGCTGCTGGTCCTGGTCGGGCCGCCGTCGTCGGGCAAGACAACCGTCGGCACCGCGCTGTCCGACCGGCTCGGCGTGCCGTTCCGGGACACCGACGCCGACGTCGAGGCCGGCACCGGCCAGCGGGTGGCCGACCTGTTCGTCGACCTCGGCGAGCCGCACTTCCGGGCGCTGGAGGAGCGGGCCGTGGCGGTCGCGCTCGAGGAGCACGACGGGATCCTGGCCCTCGGCGGCGGCGCGGTGCTCAGCGCCGTCACCCGCGAGCGGCTGGCCGGCTACACCCGGGCCGGCGGCACCGTCGTGTGGCTGGACGTCGACCTGGCCTCGGCCGCCGAGCGGGTGGGGCTGGGCCGCAGCCGCCCGGTGCTCGGCCTCAACCCCCGGGCCACGCTGCGCACCCTGCTCGCCGCCCGGGCTCCGCTGTACGCCGAGGTCGCCACCGTCACGGTCCCGACCGGCGGCCGCGAGCCCGGCGCGGTCGTCGACGAGGTCGCCGCCGCGGTGCCCGCGGAGGTCACGCCGTGA
- the aroC gene encoding chorismate synthase, with protein sequence MLRWLTAGESHGQQLTAILEGLPAGVQVTTPDLDVDLARRRLGHGRGARMSFEQDTVSLTGGIRHGLTQGGPIAVQVGNTEWPKWQTVMSADPVDPEVLAGQARNAPLTRPRPGHADLPGMQKYGFDDARPVLERASARETAARVALGAIAKAFLRQALGVEVVSHVVGIGPVVVPDGVVPGPGDNPRIDEDPVRCADPATSAVMVAEVDDARKNGDTLGGVVEVVVHGLPPGLGSHVHWDRRLDSRLAGALMGVQSVKAVEVGDGLETARRRGSVAHDEIVLAPGADGEARIQRLSDRAGGIEGGMTNGEVLRVRAAMKPISTVPRALATVDVATGEPAVAINQRSDACAVPRGAVVMEAMVALVLADAALEKFGGDSVAETRRNARAYLDALSIR encoded by the coding sequence ATGTTGCGCTGGCTGACCGCCGGTGAGTCGCACGGCCAGCAGCTCACCGCCATCCTCGAGGGCCTGCCCGCCGGTGTGCAGGTCACGACCCCCGACCTCGACGTCGACCTCGCCCGCCGCCGCCTCGGCCACGGTCGCGGCGCCCGGATGTCCTTCGAGCAGGACACCGTCTCGCTGACCGGCGGGATCCGGCACGGGCTCACCCAGGGCGGGCCGATCGCCGTCCAGGTGGGCAACACCGAGTGGCCGAAGTGGCAGACGGTGATGTCCGCCGACCCGGTCGACCCCGAGGTGCTCGCCGGCCAGGCCCGCAACGCCCCGCTCACCCGCCCGCGGCCGGGCCACGCCGACCTTCCGGGCATGCAGAAGTACGGCTTCGACGACGCCCGGCCGGTGCTGGAGCGGGCCAGCGCCCGGGAGACCGCGGCCCGGGTCGCCCTCGGCGCGATCGCGAAGGCCTTCCTGCGCCAGGCCCTCGGCGTCGAGGTGGTCAGCCACGTGGTCGGCATCGGCCCGGTCGTCGTCCCCGACGGCGTGGTCCCCGGCCCGGGTGACAACCCGCGCATCGACGAGGACCCGGTGCGCTGCGCCGACCCGGCCACCAGCGCGGTCATGGTGGCCGAGGTCGACGACGCCCGGAAGAACGGCGACACCCTCGGCGGCGTCGTCGAGGTGGTCGTGCACGGCCTGCCGCCGGGCCTGGGCAGCCACGTGCACTGGGACCGCCGGCTGGACTCCCGGCTGGCCGGCGCGCTGATGGGCGTGCAGTCGGTCAAGGCCGTCGAGGTCGGCGACGGGCTGGAGACCGCCCGCCGCCGCGGCTCGGTCGCCCACGACGAGATCGTCCTGGCCCCCGGTGCGGACGGCGAGGCCCGCATCCAGCGGCTGTCGGACCGCGCCGGCGGCATCGAGGGCGGCATGACCAACGGCGAGGTGCTGCGGGTCCGCGCCGCGATGAAGCCGATCTCGACGGTGCCGCGGGCGCTGGCCACCGTCGACGTCGCCACCGGCGAGCCGGCCGTCGCGATCAACCAGCGCAGCGATGCCTGCGCGGTGCCCCGCGGCGCCGTCGTCATGGAGGCGATGGTGGCGCTGGTGCTGGCCGACGCCGCCCTGGAGAAGTTCGGCGGCGACTCGGTGGCCGAGACCCGCCGCAACGCCCGCGCCTACCTCGACGCGCTGAGCATCCGATGA
- a CDS encoding prepilin peptidase has protein sequence MPTADLPAGVVAALALVGGLALGPWLARVSVRLAWRDDAASASPLRTALTGLLVALALAGALLAGGLRPGTVALAWAGVAGVVLGAVDLAVHRLPDAVTLPAYAAVATALLVDTVALGPWPALLRAVLAGGAAFGLAACAAVLSPRGLGFGDVKLLGLLGLVLGWVGWGALLTGVLLGLVTGAAASLTLIAAGRAGWRTALPFGPPLLVGAVLALAVAGPVPPA, from the coding sequence GTGCCCACCGCGGACCTCCCGGCCGGTGTCGTCGCCGCCCTGGCGCTCGTCGGCGGCCTGGCGCTCGGACCGTGGCTGGCGCGGGTGTCGGTCCGGCTGGCCTGGCGGGACGACGCGGCGTCGGCGAGCCCGCTGCGCACCGCCCTCACCGGCCTCCTGGTCGCGCTGGCCCTGGCCGGCGCGCTACTGGCCGGCGGGCTGCGGCCGGGCACCGTCGCGCTGGCCTGGGCGGGGGTCGCCGGGGTCGTGCTCGGGGCCGTCGACCTCGCCGTCCACCGGCTGCCCGACGCGGTGACGCTGCCGGCGTACGCGGCGGTGGCCACGGCGCTGCTGGTCGACACCGTCGCCCTCGGCCCCTGGCCGGCGCTGCTGCGGGCCGTCCTGGCCGGCGGGGCCGCGTTCGGACTGGCCGCGTGCGCCGCCGTCCTCTCCCCGCGGGGGCTCGGGTTCGGCGACGTGAAGCTGCTGGGTCTGCTCGGCCTCGTGCTCGGCTGGGTGGGCTGGGGCGCGCTGCTGACCGGGGTCCTCCTCGGCCTGGTGACCGGGGCGGCGGCGTCGCTGACGCTGATCGCCGCCGGGCGGGCCGGCTGGCGCACCGCGCTGCCGTTCGGGCCGCCGCTGCTGGTGGGCGCGGTCCTGGCCCTGGCCGTGGCCGGTCCGGTGCCCCCCGCCTGA